A single genomic interval of Calditrichota bacterium harbors:
- the aspS gene encoding aspartate--tRNA ligase, with protein sequence MLRTHTCGELSAENLNQSVTLSGWVKRRRDHGGLIFIDLRDQYGITQVVFNPKINGEAYEVAKSIRNEFVIKITGIVESRPQDAENTNLTTGDIEIASTDLEILNTSQTTPFEIDDNINVNEEIRLKYRYLDLRRDKLHKDIQVRSKISYLVRNYLVESGFCEIETPILMKSTPEGARDFLVPSRNFAGKFYALPQSPQTYKQLLMISGFDKYFQIVKCFRDEDLRKDRQPEFTQIDIELSFVDENDVIDVASRLTQTLFKEILNIDIEMPIKRMGYTEAFETYGSDKPDLRFGLKINRLNEIFQNTDFNAFANVVGNNGEIACLKIENGQRFSRKQIDNLITDAKKFGAKGLAFFRYTEGEISTGIAKFLKDVEKQKLIAKLNLQEDDLVLIVADNYQTTFDVLGQIRLNLAEQLDMIDKSKYDLLWITDFPLLEYDSEEQRYVARHHPFTSPVKNDILNLETTPEKVKARAYDLVLNGNEIAGGSIRIHDTDLQQKMFKTLGISKKEAESKFGFLLDALKYGAPPHGGIAFGLDRLVTVLTGNDSIRDVIAFPKTNSGLSLMDMAPSEVDNKQLLDLSIKTIDF encoded by the coding sequence ATGTTAAGGACACATACCTGTGGTGAATTATCCGCAGAAAACTTAAATCAATCTGTAACGCTTAGTGGATGGGTTAAGCGACGAAGAGATCATGGCGGATTGATTTTTATAGATTTACGTGATCAATATGGAATTACACAAGTTGTATTTAATCCAAAAATTAATGGCGAAGCCTATGAAGTTGCAAAGTCAATTCGCAACGAATTTGTAATAAAAATAACCGGTATTGTAGAATCCCGCCCGCAAGATGCAGAGAACACTAATTTAACAACCGGTGATATTGAAATTGCATCGACTGATCTCGAGATTTTAAATACATCTCAAACAACACCTTTTGAAATTGATGACAATATTAATGTAAATGAAGAAATACGTCTAAAATATCGATATTTGGATTTAAGACGGGATAAACTTCATAAAGACATTCAGGTTAGAAGTAAAATTTCGTATCTCGTCAGAAATTATTTAGTAGAGAGTGGTTTTTGTGAAATAGAAACACCAATTCTAATGAAATCAACTCCAGAAGGTGCACGTGATTTCTTAGTTCCAAGTAGAAATTTTGCTGGCAAATTTTATGCTTTGCCGCAATCGCCCCAAACCTATAAACAGTTGTTGATGATTTCAGGCTTTGATAAGTATTTTCAAATTGTTAAGTGTTTTCGTGACGAAGATTTAAGAAAAGACCGTCAACCGGAATTTACCCAAATTGATATTGAACTTTCTTTTGTTGATGAAAATGATGTCATAGATGTTGCAAGTAGATTGACACAAACATTATTTAAAGAAATCCTGAATATTGATATTGAAATGCCAATAAAAAGGATGGGTTATACAGAAGCCTTTGAAACATATGGTTCGGATAAACCTGATTTAAGATTTGGTTTAAAAATTAATAGACTAAATGAAATATTCCAAAATACAGATTTTAATGCGTTTGCGAATGTTGTTGGAAATAATGGTGAGATAGCATGTCTTAAAATTGAAAATGGTCAAAGGTTTAGTCGTAAACAAATCGACAATTTAATCACGGATGCAAAAAAGTTTGGAGCAAAAGGATTAGCATTTTTCAGGTATACCGAAGGTGAAATAAGCACCGGTATTGCAAAATTTTTAAAGGATGTTGAGAAGCAAAAGCTTATTGCAAAACTCAATCTGCAAGAAGATGATTTGGTTTTAATTGTTGCTGATAATTATCAAACCACATTTGATGTTTTAGGACAGATTCGTCTGAACCTGGCTGAACAGTTGGATATGATAGATAAATCTAAATATGACCTATTATGGATAACCGATTTTCCGTTACTTGAATATGATAGTGAAGAACAACGCTATGTTGCGCGTCATCATCCATTTACGAGTCCAGTTAAAAACGATATTTTAAATCTTGAAACAACGCCTGAAAAAGTAAAAGCTCGCGCTTATGATCTTGTTTTAAACGGAAATGAAATTGCCGGCGGAAGTATAAGGATTCATGATACTGATCTCCAACAAAAAATGTTTAAAACATTAGGGATTAGCAAAAAAGAGGCCGAAAGTAAATTTGGTTTTCTGCTTGATGCCCTTAAATATGGGGCACCGCCTCATGGAGGAATTGCATTTGGATTGGATAGGCTAGTTACAGTGCTCACTGGAAATGATTCAATACGTGATGTAATTGCCTTTCCAAAAACGAATTCAGGGCTTTCACTAATGGATATGGCGCCCTCAGAAGTTGATAACAAACAGCTTTTAGATTTAAGCATTAAAACCATTGATTTTTAG
- a CDS encoding biopolymer transporter ExbD, translating into MAFQPSKSKRHQREESGALNMNSMMDMMTIILLFLLKSFSAEGALVTASEELKLPESFMGDKPKKELQVSVTKDAILVNNNALMPVSDVDSESVLIQPLYTALAAVAQEQQQLEIDFGTEFTHTVIIQGDQTVPFEMLYKIMFTCSKSQFYKMRLLTIKKG; encoded by the coding sequence ATGGCATTTCAACCATCTAAATCGAAAAGACACCAAAGGGAAGAATCTGGTGCGTTAAACATGAACTCCATGATGGACATGATGACGATCATTCTTCTTTTCCTTTTAAAGTCGTTTTCTGCTGAAGGGGCATTGGTTACAGCCTCGGAAGAATTAAAACTCCCGGAATCTTTTATGGGTGACAAACCCAAAAAAGAATTACAGGTATCTGTTACAAAAGATGCAATTTTAGTAAATAATAATGCATTAATGCCTGTAAGTGATGTTGATAGTGAAAGTGTTTTAATTCAACCTCTGTATACTGCATTGGCCGCGGTAGCACAGGAGCAACAGCAACTTGAAATTGATTTTGGGACAGAGTTTACTCATACGGTAATAATTCAGGGAGACCAAACTGTTCCTTTTGAGATGCTTTATAAAATTATGTTTACATGTAGTAAATCCCAATTTTATAAAATGCGGCTTCTAACGATTAAAAAAGGTTAA
- a CDS encoding TonB family protein, with the protein MKVLKPNPKAQGVKRAAGGGGYRIVSFPKEFERGILDGIDSRFYLILLSSLILVYTTVIILANTVYSEEELANVIKAKYIQKVYDTTFEEPVIEETEEETLALEEEGTTADQEPEQDARAQRDEGKREEAAGPSAAERRDAARRDAARRASARDAMQQQVAGQGVLGELSAGGEGGSGDAVYDVLGESGSGALGDLDQVLSGVGGLESASSSSRRSSLGERAGSGGRAGTAGIDDLIGSGVGQSGSVSINRDASFAIKGVEGSISGRGSKSTARSQDAIGRVVGKHADAIENCYKKESRINPNLKGSATAQFTISPEGRVTKVRIVKSTLKSRNVENCITRRIKSWRFAKIDKKDGDVQARYKWIFSN; encoded by the coding sequence ATGAAAGTCTTAAAACCAAATCCTAAAGCTCAAGGTGTTAAACGTGCCGCCGGTGGCGGAGGTTATCGAATCGTCAGCTTTCCTAAAGAGTTTGAAAGAGGGATACTTGATGGGATTGATTCCCGTTTTTACCTCATCTTACTCTCATCGCTAATTTTGGTTTATACCACGGTTATTATTCTAGCTAATACTGTGTATTCTGAAGAAGAATTAGCAAACGTTATTAAGGCAAAATATATACAGAAAGTATATGACACGACATTTGAAGAACCTGTTATTGAAGAAACAGAAGAAGAAACCTTAGCCCTTGAAGAAGAAGGTACAACTGCTGATCAAGAACCAGAGCAAGATGCCAGAGCACAGCGCGATGAAGGGAAAAGGGAAGAAGCGGCAGGACCTTCAGCAGCGGAACGAAGAGATGCGGCCAGAAGGGACGCAGCAAGAAGGGCTTCAGCACGTGATGCTATGCAACAACAAGTGGCAGGTCAAGGTGTTTTAGGTGAATTATCTGCAGGTGGTGAAGGTGGTTCAGGTGATGCTGTTTATGATGTTTTAGGAGAGTCCGGTAGTGGTGCCCTTGGCGATTTAGACCAGGTACTTAGCGGAGTTGGTGGCCTTGAATCCGCATCATCTTCCTCACGCAGATCCAGTTTAGGTGAAAGAGCAGGAAGCGGAGGACGTGCGGGAACAGCAGGAATTGATGACTTAATTGGCAGTGGTGTTGGACAAAGCGGCTCCGTATCGATTAATAGAGACGCAAGTTTTGCCATTAAAGGTGTTGAAGGTAGTATCTCAGGTAGAGGCTCAAAATCAACTGCCCGTTCTCAGGATGCTATAGGACGTGTTGTTGGCAAACATGCAGACGCTATTGAAAATTGTTATAAAAAAGAATCAAGAATAAATCCAAACTTAAAGGGAAGTGCAACCGCACAATTTACGATTTCTCCTGAAGGAAGGGTTACTAAAGTAAGGATAGTAAAATCTACCTTAAAAAGCAGAAATGTTGAGAATTGTATTACACGAAGAATCAAGAGTTGGCGATTTGCAAAAATCGACAAAAAAGACGGTGATGTACAAGCCCGATATAAATGGATTTTCAGTAATTAA
- a CDS encoding MotA/TolQ/ExbB proton channel family protein, whose product MGLFVDQFGNSFGLGQDGSMFMYFIALFGAIAAAIAIERIYYIVVRSNVNADKFMAEIRKLVAGGNMERAIELCEKGKLKALPFVVLRGLKRANESETLDFRAIQNAVDEGTLEVIPKLKERTNYLSMLANVATLTGLMGTIYGLILSFASVGSESVPESEKSKLLANGISTAMNTTIFGLMVAIPTLIIYTYIANRTSKIIDEMDEHLVKLINLITGNR is encoded by the coding sequence ATGGGTTTATTTGTAGACCAATTTGGCAATTCATTTGGCTTAGGCCAAGACGGTTCAATGTTTATGTATTTCATAGCATTGTTTGGAGCAATTGCAGCAGCTATAGCAATTGAGCGGATTTATTATATTGTTGTTCGTTCTAATGTGAATGCTGATAAGTTTATGGCAGAAATAAGAAAACTGGTTGCTGGTGGTAACATGGAACGTGCCATTGAATTGTGTGAAAAAGGAAAACTAAAAGCTTTACCATTTGTTGTTTTACGTGGATTAAAAAGAGCAAATGAAAGCGAAACATTAGATTTCAGGGCAATTCAAAATGCAGTTGATGAAGGGACATTAGAAGTAATCCCTAAGCTAAAAGAAAGAACAAATTATCTTTCGATGCTCGCCAATGTTGCAACATTAACAGGTCTAATGGGTACGATTTATGGTCTTATTTTATCATTTGCTTCTGTTGGTAGTGAAAGTGTACCTGAATCAGAAAAATCAAAATTATTAGCCAATGGTATATCAACTGCGATGAATACAACAATTTTTGGACTGATGGTAGCTATCCCAACATTGATTATTTATACATACATCGCCAACAGAACCAGTAAAATCATTGATGAAATGGATGAGCATCTGGTTAAGTTGATCAATCTTATTACAGGCAATCGTTAA